One genomic segment of Tepidibacillus fermentans includes these proteins:
- a CDS encoding ParA family protein, translating to MGKIIAITNQKGGVGKTTTSVNLSASLAKLGKKVLLVDIDPQGNSTSGIGINKADVEYCIYDVLINDISPKDAIYPTQIEGLDIIPATIQLAGAEIELVPTISREVRLKRALHVVSDQYDYVIIDCPPSLGILTVNSLTAADSVIIPIQCEYYALEGLSQLLNTIRLVQKHLNTELKIEGVLLTMFDARTNLGIQVVEEVKKYFQDKVYSTIIPRNVRLSEAPSHGQSIITYDPKSRGAEVYLDLAREVISYE from the coding sequence ATGGGAAAAATTATCGCCATTACGAATCAAAAGGGCGGTGTTGGAAAAACAACAACTTCAGTAAATTTAAGTGCTAGTTTGGCAAAACTAGGAAAAAAGGTTTTGTTGGTTGATATAGATCCTCAGGGGAATTCGACAAGTGGGATTGGGATTAATAAAGCGGATGTAGAATATTGCATCTATGATGTCTTAATTAATGATATATCCCCTAAAGATGCGATTTATCCTACTCAGATCGAGGGGTTAGATATTATTCCTGCAACGATTCAATTAGCTGGAGCAGAAATCGAACTCGTTCCTACGATATCACGTGAAGTTCGTTTAAAAAGAGCACTGCATGTCGTAAGCGACCAATATGATTATGTCATTATTGATTGTCCACCTTCTTTAGGAATCCTTACTGTTAATTCATTGACCGCTGCTGACTCTGTGATTATCCCGATACAATGCGAATATTACGCATTAGAGGGATTAAGTCAATTATTAAATACCATTCGTCTTGTGCAAAAACATTTAAACACAGAATTAAAAATTGAAGGTGTTCTTCTAACAATGTTTGATGCTAGAACCAATCTTGGAATTCAAGTTGTTGAGGAAGTTAAAAAATATTTCCAAGATAAGGTTTATTCAACAATTATTCCAAGGAATGTTCGTTTAAGTGAAGCTCCCAGTCATGGTCAATCGATTATTACATATGATCCTAAGTCTAGAGGTGCAGAGGTTTATCTTGATTTAGCAAGGGAAGTGATTTCTTATGAATAA
- the noc gene encoding nucleoid occlusion protein: MKDHLSRFFGLAERNQDSQAEEVIYIPVDKIIPSPYQPRTVFADDKLDELCQTIKTHGIIQPIVVRIRNEQYEIIAGERRWRAVKKLGWDKIPAIIKDYNDGQAASIALIENLQREGLTAIEEAVAYKKLIEIHGLTQESLAQRLGKSQSTIANKLRLLNLSPTIQNALMSRQITERHARALLSVHDVETQEKILREILEKELNVKQTENRIKQILEKFTNQEKPKPKRVAFSRDVRLAMNTIRQSVDMVIKTGLLIETNEIDHENYYEFVIKIPKNK; the protein is encoded by the coding sequence ATGAAAGACCATTTATCGCGTTTTTTTGGGTTAGCAGAACGTAATCAAGATTCACAAGCTGAAGAGGTTATTTATATTCCAGTAGACAAAATTATCCCTAGTCCTTATCAACCTAGAACGGTGTTTGCTGATGATAAACTCGATGAGTTATGCCAAACGATCAAAACTCATGGAATTATTCAACCAATTGTCGTTCGGATTCGAAATGAACAATATGAAATTATTGCTGGTGAACGCCGATGGAGAGCGGTTAAAAAATTAGGGTGGGATAAAATCCCAGCCATTATTAAAGATTATAATGATGGACAAGCTGCTTCCATTGCTCTGATCGAAAACTTGCAAAGAGAAGGGTTAACAGCGATCGAAGAGGCAGTTGCCTATAAAAAATTAATTGAAATTCATGGTTTAACTCAAGAAAGTTTGGCTCAGCGATTAGGGAAAAGTCAATCAACGATTGCGAATAAATTACGTTTATTAAATTTATCGCCAACGATTCAAAATGCATTAATGTCTCGACAGATTACAGAAAGACATGCAAGGGCGTTACTATCTGTTCATGATGTTGAAACACAAGAGAAGATTTTAAGAGAAATCCTTGAAAAAGAATTAAATGTAAAGCAAACAGAAAATCGAATTAAACAGATTTTAGAAAAATTTACAAATCAGGAAAAGCCAAAACCAAAACGTGTTGCCTTTTCAAGAGATGTTCGATTAGCAATGAATACGATTCGTCAATCTGTCGATATGGTAATAAAAACAGGTTTATTAATTGAAACGAATGAAATTGATCACGAAAACTATTATGAGTTTGTGATAAAGATTCCAAAAAACAAATAA
- the rsmG gene encoding 16S rRNA (guanine(527)-N(7))-methyltransferase RsmG, with protein sequence MMEELKKLLEPYQVECTDVQLQQFETFYRLLLEWNEKMNLTAITEEKEVIVKHFFDSITPAFYYHLSNQKMIDVGAGAGFPSIPLKICFPELKMVLLDSLNKRINFLKIVGEKLGFTDFECVHGRAEELGQKNIYRESFDIGIARAVARLNILVELTLPFVRKNGMMIAMKGSHALDEIAEAKKAIEILGGELKETKVFDLPYEYGERTIILLDKTKNTPKKYPRKPGTPNRQPII encoded by the coding sequence ATGATGGAAGAGCTAAAAAAGCTATTAGAACCTTATCAAGTGGAATGTACTGATGTTCAACTTCAGCAATTTGAGACCTTTTATCGATTGTTACTAGAATGGAATGAGAAGATGAATTTAACGGCAATCACGGAAGAAAAAGAAGTAATTGTCAAGCATTTTTTCGATTCCATTACTCCGGCATTCTATTATCACTTGTCGAATCAAAAAATGATTGATGTTGGCGCTGGAGCTGGCTTTCCAAGTATACCTTTAAAAATTTGTTTTCCCGAATTAAAAATGGTGTTACTTGATTCATTGAATAAACGTATCAACTTTTTAAAAATAGTTGGTGAAAAACTAGGTTTTACCGATTTTGAATGTGTACATGGGAGAGCTGAAGAATTAGGGCAAAAAAATATCTATCGTGAATCCTTTGATATTGGAATTGCAAGGGCTGTTGCCAGATTGAATATTTTGGTCGAGCTTACACTCCCCTTCGTAAGAAAGAATGGAATGATGATTGCCATGAAGGGTTCCCATGCATTAGATGAAATCGCAGAAGCAAAAAAAGCAATCGAAATCCTAGGGGGAGAATTAAAAGAAACAAAAGTTTTTGATCTTCCGTATGAGTATGGCGAGCGAACAATTATTTTACTAGATAAAACGAAAAATACACCAAAGAAATATCCACGAAAACCTGGTACACCCAATCGACAGCCAATCATTTAA
- the mnmG gene encoding tRNA uridine-5-carboxymethylaminomethyl(34) synthesis enzyme MnmG yields MGYRAGEYGCIVVGAGHAGVEAALASARMGVKTLLLTISLDTIAFMPCNPSIGGPAKGHVVREIDALGGEMGRNIDKTYLQMRMLNIGKGPAVHALRAQADKFEYQREMKKTIENTPNLTLKQAMVEQLIVEDNRVKGVITKSGAEYYSETVVLTTGTYLRGRIIIGDLIYESGPNNQQPSVKLSENLRELGFELVRFKTGTPPRVHRDTIDFSKMEIQPGDEVPRAFSFDTTEYRSEQIPCWLTYTNFLTHSIINNNLHRAPMFSGVIEGTGPRYCPSIEDKVVRFHDKPRHQIFLEPEGEHTKEMYVQGFSTSLPEDVQIKMLRTLPGLEKAEIMRPGYAIEYDVIVPTQLKPTLETKKIKNLFTAGQLNGTSGYEEAAGQGLMAGINAALRVLGKDPLILDRSQAYIGVLIDDLVTKGTNEPYRLLTSRAEYRLLLRHDNADLRLREIGYQIGLIDEERYQRFLEKKRKIEAEISRLKQEKVKPTPEIQQILRELGTAELNNAVDLATLLRRPEINYSVIERISPSTEKLTPEVKEQVEIQVKYVGYIEKQLQQVEKMKKVEAKKIPEWVDYNKISGISSEAREKLNKIQPLNIGQASRISGVSPADISMLLIYIEQGKKEMEIK; encoded by the coding sequence ATGGGATATCGCGCTGGTGAATATGGTTGTATTGTTGTAGGTGCTGGGCATGCAGGTGTAGAAGCAGCTCTAGCATCTGCACGGATGGGCGTGAAAACATTATTATTAACCATCAGCTTAGATACAATAGCTTTTATGCCCTGTAACCCATCGATCGGTGGTCCGGCAAAAGGTCATGTCGTTCGAGAAATCGATGCCTTAGGTGGAGAAATGGGAAGAAATATTGATAAAACCTATTTACAAATGCGGATGCTAAATATAGGTAAAGGTCCTGCTGTTCACGCACTAAGGGCACAAGCAGATAAGTTTGAGTATCAACGTGAAATGAAAAAAACGATTGAGAATACACCAAATTTAACCTTAAAACAAGCAATGGTAGAACAATTAATTGTTGAAGATAATCGTGTAAAAGGAGTAATTACGAAATCTGGAGCTGAATATTATAGTGAGACAGTGGTCTTAACAACAGGCACCTATTTAAGAGGTAGAATCATTATAGGCGATCTCATTTATGAAAGTGGTCCAAACAATCAACAACCATCTGTTAAATTATCGGAAAACCTTCGTGAACTTGGCTTTGAACTCGTTCGTTTTAAAACGGGTACCCCACCAAGGGTACATCGAGATACAATCGATTTTTCAAAAATGGAAATTCAACCAGGGGATGAAGTACCACGAGCCTTTTCTTTTGATACAACAGAGTATCGGTCAGAGCAGATCCCCTGTTGGCTAACCTATACAAATTTCCTAACTCATTCAATCATTAATAATAATTTACATCGTGCGCCGATGTTTTCTGGCGTCATTGAAGGAACGGGTCCTCGTTACTGCCCATCGATCGAGGATAAGGTTGTTCGTTTTCATGATAAACCTCGTCATCAAATTTTCTTAGAACCAGAAGGAGAACATACAAAGGAAATGTATGTTCAAGGCTTTTCTACCAGTCTACCAGAAGATGTTCAAATTAAAATGTTAAGAACTTTGCCTGGATTAGAAAAAGCGGAAATCATGAGACCTGGTTACGCCATCGAATATGATGTAATTGTTCCAACACAATTAAAGCCAACACTAGAAACGAAAAAAATTAAAAATCTATTCACAGCTGGCCAATTGAATGGAACTTCCGGTTATGAAGAAGCAGCTGGGCAAGGATTAATGGCTGGAATTAATGCTGCTTTAAGGGTATTAGGTAAAGATCCATTAATTCTCGATCGTTCTCAGGCTTACATCGGTGTGTTAATTGATGATCTGGTTACAAAGGGAACAAACGAACCATATCGATTACTCACTTCTCGGGCTGAATATCGTTTATTATTACGTCATGATAATGCTGATTTACGTTTGCGTGAAATTGGTTATCAAATTGGTTTGATTGATGAAGAAAGATATCAACGCTTTCTTGAAAAGAAGAGAAAAATTGAAGCCGAAATTTCTCGTTTGAAACAAGAAAAAGTGAAGCCTACACCAGAAATACAGCAAATTCTGCGTGAATTAGGAACCGCAGAATTAAACAATGCTGTTGATTTAGCTACGCTATTGCGTCGACCAGAGATTAATTATTCTGTGATTGAGAGAATATCTCCTAGCACTGAGAAGTTAACTCCAGAAGTAAAAGAACAAGTAGAAATTCAAGTGAAATATGTAGGTTACATTGAAAAGCAGTTACAACAAGTAGAAAAGATGAAAAAGGTAGAAGCGAAAAAAATTCCTGAATGGGTTGATTATAATAAAATTAGCGGAATCTCTAGTGAAGCGAGGGAAAAATTAAATAAAATTCAACCTTTAAATATTGGTCAAGCTTCTCGTATATCTGGAGTTAGTCCTGCCGATATATCGATGCTTCTAATTTATATTGAGCAAGGGAAAAAAGAGATGGAGATTAAATAG
- the mnmE gene encoding tRNA uridine-5-carboxymethylaminomethyl(34) synthesis GTPase MnmE, with product MEFDTIAAISTPLGEGGIAIIRVSGDRAIQVIDSIFKGRKKLSTVDSHTIHYGRIVDKNGETVDEVLVTVMKSPRTFTREDVVEVNCHGGVIAVKKVLDVILDQDVRLAEPGEFTKRAFLNGRIDLTQAEAVIDLIRSKTDRAMALAMKQVEGKLSSKIKEIRQSLLEVLAHIEVTIDYPEHDVESVTHDFLLEKVNHAKKEIERLLAHASQGKILREGLSTAIIGRPNVGKSSLLNALIRENRAIVTDIPGTTRDIIEEYVNIGGIPLKLIDTAGIRETEDIVEKIGVERSRKALEEADLILFVLNYNESLSEEDKQLIALVKNLNVILIVNKTDLPQKLNIEEIKETFPDTPIIFTSIKEEEGIDDLENAITHLFFEGKIESDDLTYISNSRHISLLKKAKNSLEEAIQSTEQWLPIDMVAIDLKNAWDQLGEIIGDSVSEDLIDQIFSQFCVGK from the coding sequence ATGGAGTTTGATACAATTGCTGCGATTTCCACACCATTAGGGGAAGGTGGCATTGCAATCATTCGTGTAAGTGGGGATCGAGCTATTCAAGTAATAGATTCGATTTTTAAAGGCAGGAAAAAGTTATCCACGGTGGATAGCCATACAATCCATTATGGGCGAATTGTGGATAAGAATGGAGAAACGGTGGATGAAGTTTTAGTTACCGTGATGAAGTCTCCACGAACATTTACTCGTGAAGATGTTGTGGAAGTGAACTGTCATGGGGGAGTTATAGCTGTTAAAAAAGTACTTGATGTGATTTTAGATCAAGATGTTCGTCTGGCAGAACCAGGGGAGTTTACAAAAAGGGCATTTTTAAATGGTAGAATTGATTTAACACAAGCTGAGGCAGTAATCGATCTTATTCGTTCAAAAACAGATCGAGCGATGGCTTTAGCGATGAAACAAGTAGAAGGAAAGCTTTCCTCGAAAATTAAAGAGATTCGGCAGAGTTTATTAGAAGTATTGGCCCATATTGAGGTAACAATTGATTATCCTGAGCATGATGTGGAGTCTGTCACCCATGATTTCCTTTTAGAGAAAGTAAACCACGCCAAAAAGGAAATCGAACGATTGCTTGCACATGCTTCTCAAGGTAAAATTCTGCGTGAAGGGCTGTCTACAGCGATTATCGGTAGACCAAATGTAGGGAAATCTTCATTATTAAATGCGTTAATCCGAGAAAATCGGGCGATTGTTACAGATATTCCTGGGACAACTAGGGATATTATCGAAGAGTATGTCAATATTGGAGGAATCCCACTCAAATTAATTGATACAGCTGGAATTCGTGAGACGGAAGATATTGTTGAAAAAATCGGTGTAGAACGTTCAAGAAAGGCTTTAGAAGAAGCAGACCTTATTTTATTTGTATTGAATTATAATGAGTCGCTTTCAGAAGAAGATAAGCAATTAATTGCTTTGGTGAAAAATTTAAATGTGATTTTGATCGTTAATAAGACCGATTTACCGCAAAAACTGAACATCGAAGAGATAAAAGAAACCTTTCCTGATACTCCGATCATTTTTACTTCTATAAAAGAGGAAGAAGGGATAGATGATTTGGAGAATGCGATCACTCATTTATTTTTTGAAGGGAAAATTGAATCCGACGATTTGACTTATATTTCTAATTCACGACATATTTCTCTATTGAAAAAGGCGAAGAATAGTTTAGAGGAAGCCATTCAATCGACTGAGCAATGGTTACCGATCGATATGGTTGCAATCGATTTAAAAAATGCGTGGGATCAACTTGGTGAAATTATTGGTGATTCTGTTTCAGAAGATTTAATCGATCAGATTTTTTCTCAATTTTGTGTGGGTAAGTAA